In a single window of the Polynucleobacter sp. MWH-UH24A genome:
- the cutA gene encoding divalent-cation tolerance protein CutA: protein MDPILIVTTTLPTMDAARLLGQQLIDERLAACVQIQGGVQSIYRWDGTLCNDTEVLLSAKTTATQWQLIEAFIKTHHPYQLPEIIAFRPAEYSQAYGQWVNEETRP, encoded by the coding sequence ATGGATCCGATACTGATCGTGACAACGACTTTGCCAACGATGGATGCGGCTAGATTACTAGGTCAGCAATTAATCGATGAGCGTCTCGCAGCCTGTGTACAAATTCAGGGGGGCGTGCAATCGATTTATCGATGGGATGGAACACTATGCAACGATACCGAGGTCTTATTGAGTGCTAAAACAACAGCTACTCAGTGGCAACTTATTGAAGCATTCATTAAGACCCATCACCCTTATCAATTGCCAGAGATCATTGCTTTTAGGCCGGCCGAGTATTCCCAAGCATACGGCCAATGGGTGAATGAGGAGACAAGGCCATGA
- the dsbD gene encoding protein-disulfide reductase DsbD — protein sequence MRRIQYGLVQLLLFLLSSVALSGLVSAKEFLPPEKAFIVEATWLANTNEIAIEYRPVSGYYIYQESLQYRLFINDKPSAPKSIQIPRGVEKFDETFGKKMEIFLKPFEVVLGFTQTPQSGIRLEIDLQGCADGGICYPPMTYQYFIAAPGVRVAPIPEGDAAPIRSSNPTPAPFNLRDLWSGRDDVASIKSYLENAKPFYLFAGFFILGIALAFTPCVLPMLPILSSIVLGRQDGGPISKTRSAYLALAYILGMALLYALAGVLTAALGSGVQRALQSPIALILFALLLLFLAGSLFGLYELKMPQAWQNKVDQLAGRQKGGSIAGAFGLGAISTLVASPCITAPLASVLGFVAQTGSMVLGGGLLFVMALGMGLPLLLIAMGARSFLPQTGAWMMWLQRGLGLVLIALAIWIVWPVMSVVAGNQNQISPRTEKRISSDLVFQVVRSSEELERILQRAKAENKPVILDYYADWCISCKEMEAITFTNPEVAKAMSGFVLVQADVTINSQQSQALLKQFSLYGPPAILFFNGAGAEQKSLRVVGFMAPSRFLERLQELEAK from the coding sequence ATGAGGCGAATTCAGTATGGCTTAGTTCAACTCTTATTGTTTCTACTATCAAGTGTCGCATTATCTGGTTTAGTAAGCGCTAAAGAATTTCTGCCTCCAGAAAAGGCATTTATTGTGGAGGCGACATGGCTTGCCAATACCAATGAGATTGCAATTGAGTACCGACCGGTTTCGGGTTATTACATTTACCAGGAGTCCTTGCAGTATCGGCTATTCATCAATGACAAGCCAAGCGCTCCCAAGAGTATTCAAATCCCCCGAGGGGTTGAAAAATTTGATGAGACCTTTGGAAAAAAAATGGAGATTTTCCTAAAACCATTTGAAGTGGTTCTTGGGTTTACACAAACTCCACAAAGCGGTATTCGTCTAGAGATTGATTTACAAGGTTGTGCGGACGGAGGTATTTGCTATCCACCAATGACCTATCAATACTTTATTGCAGCTCCAGGGGTTCGGGTTGCGCCAATTCCTGAGGGTGATGCAGCACCAATAAGGAGCTCGAATCCAACCCCAGCCCCATTTAACTTACGTGATTTGTGGAGTGGGCGAGATGACGTTGCCTCGATTAAAAGTTACTTAGAGAATGCCAAACCGTTTTATCTATTTGCGGGATTTTTTATTCTTGGGATTGCGCTTGCGTTTACGCCCTGCGTGTTACCAATGTTACCCATTTTGAGTAGTATTGTTTTAGGCCGCCAAGATGGGGGTCCAATCAGCAAAACCCGATCGGCTTATCTTGCCTTGGCTTACATTTTGGGCATGGCCTTGTTGTATGCGTTAGCTGGAGTACTTACGGCTGCATTGGGGAGCGGTGTACAGCGGGCTCTACAAAGCCCCATCGCGCTGATACTCTTTGCCCTCCTTCTATTATTTTTAGCGGGCAGCTTATTTGGCTTGTACGAGTTAAAGATGCCTCAAGCGTGGCAAAACAAAGTCGATCAACTGGCAGGGCGACAAAAGGGTGGCAGCATCGCTGGAGCGTTTGGCCTTGGGGCGATTTCGACTTTGGTGGCAAGTCCCTGTATTACGGCGCCACTAGCAAGTGTGTTGGGGTTTGTGGCACAGACCGGATCAATGGTGCTTGGTGGAGGTCTACTATTTGTGATGGCCTTGGGCATGGGGCTTCCGTTATTACTTATTGCGATGGGTGCCAGAAGTTTCTTGCCACAAACAGGCGCGTGGATGATGTGGTTGCAGCGCGGTCTTGGTTTGGTGTTAATTGCTTTAGCCATTTGGATTGTGTGGCCAGTAATGTCCGTCGTAGCTGGTAACCAAAATCAAATAAGTCCTCGTACTGAAAAACGAATTTCATCCGATTTGGTATTTCAGGTTGTACGTTCGAGTGAAGAGCTCGAGCGCATTTTGCAAAGGGCGAAGGCTGAAAATAAACCCGTCATACTTGATTACTATGCGGACTGGTGCATCTCTTGCAAAGAGATGGAAGCGATCACTTTCACAAATCCCGAGGTTGCAAAGGCAATGAGCGGTTTTGTATTGGTTCAAGCTGATGTGACCATCAACAGCCAACAGAGCCAAGCACTACTCAAGCAATTTAGTTTGTACGGTCCGCCCGCAATATTGTTCTTTAATGGGGCTGGTGCCGAGCAAAAGTCTTTGCGAGTGGTTGGATTTATGGCGCCCAGCCGTTTTTTAGAGCGACTGCAGGAGTTAGAAGCTAAGTAA
- the hemB gene encoding porphobilinogen synthase — translation MSQYPAYRPRRMRRDDWSRRLIQENHLRIDDLIYPVFLLPGNNQTQAVSSMPGIERMSLDRLFHVAEECVALGIPVMALFPIIDASLKSNDGAEAFNPKGLIPSAVMELKKRFPVLGIMTDVALDPYTSHGQDGVLDDQHRILNDETVAILIKQALCHAQAGVDIVAPSDMMDGRIGAIRTALENQGLIHTRIMAYAAKYASSFYGPFRDAVGSATNLGKADKKTYQMDPANGDEAIREVGLDISEGADLVMVKPSMPYLDIVYRIKEAFGYPTYAYQVSGEYAMMKAATQNGWLDHDAVMMESLLGFKRAGADGILTYFALEAARLLKR, via the coding sequence ATGTCTCAATACCCTGCTTATCGCCCTCGCCGGATGCGCCGCGATGATTGGTCACGTCGCCTTATTCAAGAAAATCATCTACGGATTGACGATCTCATCTATCCCGTTTTTTTACTGCCCGGCAACAATCAAACCCAAGCGGTCTCCTCGATGCCGGGTATTGAGCGAATGTCACTTGATCGCTTGTTTCATGTGGCTGAAGAATGCGTAGCACTTGGCATTCCAGTGATGGCCCTCTTTCCCATAATCGATGCGTCATTAAAGAGCAATGACGGTGCCGAAGCTTTTAATCCAAAAGGGCTTATTCCAAGCGCTGTAATGGAACTAAAAAAACGTTTTCCTGTGCTTGGCATCATGACTGATGTCGCACTCGATCCCTATACCAGTCACGGTCAAGATGGCGTACTCGATGATCAGCATCGGATTTTGAATGATGAGACCGTCGCAATCCTCATCAAACAGGCGCTCTGTCATGCTCAAGCAGGCGTTGATATTGTTGCACCTTCTGACATGATGGATGGCCGTATTGGTGCAATTCGTACCGCCCTTGAAAATCAAGGATTGATTCATACGCGCATCATGGCTTATGCCGCCAAATACGCGTCGTCATTTTATGGTCCCTTTCGGGATGCAGTTGGATCGGCAACGAATCTTGGTAAAGCAGATAAAAAGACTTACCAAATGGATCCCGCCAATGGCGATGAGGCCATCCGTGAAGTTGGCTTAGATATTAGTGAAGGTGCTGATTTGGTGATGGTAAAACCTAGCATGCCTTACCTCGATATCGTATATCGCATCAAAGAAGCCTTCGGCTATCCAACCTATGCCTATCAAGTGAGTGGTGAGTATGCCATGATGAAAGCTGCCACCCAAAATGGCTGGCTTGATCATGATGCAGTAATGATGGAGTCCCTACTCGGATTTAAACGCGCCGGAGCAGACGGCATCTTGACCTATTTTGCGCTTGAGGCTGCACGCTTACTCAAACGCTAG
- the yihA gene encoding ribosome biogenesis GTP-binding protein YihA/YsxC, with protein MSKLHQARFFTTVNELQTLPQGDLPEIAFAGRSNAGKSSAINILCNQKRLAFASKTPGRTQHINYFGVYTKDELLAYLVDLPGYGYAAVGEATRSHWNEILSRYLQTRKNLVGLILIVDARRGLTELDEQMIAWFGVTQKPIHILLSKSDKQTFSENRALLHAISEQIKGFAPAQITAQLFSSTKRVGLLESDTLIQQWLFPEHRTTQPCPD; from the coding sequence ATGTCTAAACTGCACCAAGCCCGCTTTTTTACCACGGTCAATGAGCTTCAAACTCTTCCTCAGGGAGACCTCCCCGAGATCGCATTTGCAGGGCGCTCCAATGCCGGAAAATCCAGTGCAATCAATATCTTATGTAATCAGAAGCGCCTAGCATTTGCAAGTAAAACCCCAGGTCGAACCCAGCACATTAACTATTTTGGGGTCTACACCAAGGATGAGTTACTTGCATATTTAGTCGACCTACCAGGCTATGGCTATGCAGCAGTTGGCGAGGCAACCCGTTCCCATTGGAACGAAATCTTAAGCCGCTACCTTCAAACTCGCAAGAATTTGGTTGGGCTAATCTTAATTGTGGATGCGCGACGGGGCCTAACTGAACTGGATGAACAGATGATTGCGTGGTTTGGTGTGACCCAAAAACCCATCCACATTTTATTGAGCAAGTCTGATAAACAAACGTTTTCAGAAAATCGCGCCCTGTTACATGCCATCTCTGAACAAATAAAGGGATTTGCCCCTGCCCAAATTACTGCCCAGTTATTTTCAAGTACAAAACGGGTCGGTCTTCTCGAAAGCGATACACTTATTCAACAATGGCTTTTTCCAGAACACCGCACCACCCAACCCTGCCCTGATTAG
- a CDS encoding cytochrome c: MRYSSKFSKLNISALLLVLVGGFLSFAHAAEPAKAAAPAMTTSAPTPAVIKADAAAGDALYNNGDPKRGIVSCVGCHGPNGNSGVATWPKLAAQHTAYTLKQLKNYKDGSRMNPVMMGMVAALTEQDMLNLAAYVSKQEPKLGTAQNKDSIALGQRIYRAGIAEKGIPACSGCHSPNGAGIPAQYPRLSGQWADYSTSQLIAFREGTRKNSVQMSTIAAKMSDAEMKAVSDYMAGLR, translated from the coding sequence ATGCGCTATAGCAGCAAATTCTCCAAATTAAATATTTCTGCCCTTTTGCTAGTTTTAGTTGGCGGTTTTTTATCGTTTGCTCATGCAGCTGAGCCTGCAAAAGCCGCCGCGCCTGCGATGACTACCAGCGCTCCAACTCCTGCTGTGATCAAAGCGGATGCTGCTGCTGGCGACGCCCTCTATAACAATGGTGATCCAAAGAGAGGAATCGTTTCTTGCGTTGGTTGCCATGGTCCAAACGGTAATAGCGGGGTTGCAACCTGGCCTAAGTTGGCTGCTCAGCATACTGCCTACACTCTGAAGCAACTCAAGAATTACAAAGATGGCTCACGGATGAACCCCGTGATGATGGGGATGGTAGCTGCCTTAACGGAGCAGGATATGCTGAACCTAGCTGCCTATGTCAGTAAACAAGAGCCTAAGTTGGGTACCGCTCAAAATAAAGATTCGATTGCATTGGGACAGCGCATTTATCGCGCGGGCATTGCTGAAAAAGGGATTCCGGCATGCTCGGGATGTCATAGTCCTAATGGCGCTGGAATCCCAGCGCAGTACCCACGTTTGAGTGGCCAATGGGCAGATTACTCGACCTCGCAATTAATTGCTTTCAGAGAGGGTACGCGTAAGAACAGTGTACAAATGAGTACGATTGCTGCCAAGATGTCAGATGCTGAAATGAAAGCCGTATCTGATTACATGGCGGGTTTGCGCTAG
- the lysA gene encoding diaminopimelate decarboxylase, with amino-acid sequence MMHSIPSLIGFSQHHGEWFAEGISLSALASQYGTPLYVYSKHAICSAYRAYDVACIRANGSRRARIHYAVKANSNLAVLDELKQLGAGFDLVSGGELARALHIGADPKGMVFAGVGKSADEIKFALTVGVKCINVESIPELHRINLIAKGMGLRAPVSLRVNPDVDAQTHPYISTGLKENKFGIAYFEVLKTYREAVLLPHIDIVGIDCHIGSQITNTSPYLDALDKVLDLIEQLKREGIIIHHLDLGGGLGIDYGSDAPPDITMFTNTLLNRIDERGFTQLDVILEPGRSLVGNAGVLLTQVEYLKTGADKNFCIVNAAMNDLMRPALYDAYHAIVPIKSGSDKAMTYDVVGPVCESGDWLGKDRALAVQEGDVLAILSAGAYGFVMASNYNTRGRPAEVIVDGDQAHLVRERETTNSLFANERTIGTN; translated from the coding sequence ATGATGCATTCCATTCCATCACTAATCGGCTTTTCTCAACACCATGGGGAATGGTTTGCTGAAGGGATTTCGCTATCGGCTTTAGCGAGTCAATACGGTACTCCCTTATACGTATACAGCAAGCATGCGATATGTTCGGCATACCGTGCTTATGATGTCGCCTGCATCCGTGCAAACGGTAGTCGACGTGCCAGAATTCATTACGCAGTTAAGGCGAATAGCAATCTTGCTGTTTTAGATGAGCTCAAGCAACTAGGTGCTGGGTTTGATTTAGTTAGTGGTGGTGAACTGGCGCGCGCCCTTCATATCGGTGCCGATCCCAAAGGTATGGTTTTTGCTGGGGTCGGCAAATCCGCTGATGAAATTAAATTTGCACTCACAGTTGGAGTCAAGTGCATTAATGTCGAGTCCATCCCTGAACTCCATCGAATTAATCTGATTGCTAAAGGCATGGGCTTACGTGCTCCGGTTTCCTTACGCGTCAATCCTGACGTCGATGCTCAAACTCATCCGTATATTTCTACAGGTCTCAAGGAGAATAAATTTGGGATCGCCTATTTTGAGGTTCTAAAAACCTATCGAGAGGCGGTGCTACTGCCCCATATCGATATTGTTGGCATCGATTGCCATATTGGTTCCCAAATCACAAATACCTCCCCTTACCTTGATGCTCTTGATAAGGTGCTTGATCTTATTGAGCAGCTCAAGCGTGAAGGCATCATCATTCATCATCTTGATTTAGGCGGTGGCCTTGGAATCGACTATGGCTCGGATGCGCCCCCAGATATCACGATGTTCACCAACACCCTACTCAATCGCATCGATGAGCGTGGCTTTACTCAGCTAGATGTGATTTTGGAGCCCGGTCGCTCCTTAGTCGGAAATGCTGGAGTACTTCTGACTCAAGTTGAATATCTGAAGACCGGCGCTGATAAAAACTTCTGTATTGTGAACGCCGCCATGAATGATTTAATGCGTCCTGCACTCTACGATGCGTACCATGCGATCGTTCCGATCAAAAGTGGGAGCGATAAAGCAATGACTTACGACGTAGTTGGCCCTGTTTGCGAATCAGGCGATTGGTTGGGCAAAGATCGCGCTCTAGCGGTTCAGGAAGGGGATGTACTGGCTATTTTGTCCGCGGGCGCTTATGGATTTGTTATGGCATCAAACTACAACACGCGAGGACGACCAGCGGAAGTGATAGTTGATGGTGATCAAGCCCACCTAGTAAGGGAACGCGAGACTACCAATAGCCTCTTTGCTAATGAACGAACGATTGGAACGAACTAA
- a CDS encoding lipoprotein, translated as MISIVVKIPVCVALMSLVGCGVRGPLFLPNVPPVPPAPTQAEPKGPLYPPKESGSSTPINSSPTK; from the coding sequence ATGATATCGATTGTAGTTAAGATTCCGGTTTGCGTTGCTTTAATGTCCCTCGTTGGATGTGGGGTTAGAGGGCCTTTATTTTTGCCAAATGTTCCGCCCGTCCCACCAGCGCCCACTCAAGCGGAGCCTAAAGGTCCTCTATATCCACCTAAAGAATCAGGTTCAAGCACTCCGATTAATTCAAGCCCCACAAAGTAA
- the cyaY gene encoding iron donor protein CyaY: MQNTSSSQIDKIDDKQFHQLASHLLQSIELSLENADERLDLDLDIARQGGNVINIVFRDRSVVVINTQPPLHEIWVACKAGGFHYRWAGTVHQPRWLDTKTGNELLTDLSRFVSDQAGQAVQITLLD, encoded by the coding sequence ATGCAAAATACCTCTTCTTCCCAGATTGATAAAATTGATGATAAGCAATTTCATCAGCTCGCTAGTCATCTATTGCAGTCGATTGAATTGTCGCTCGAGAATGCCGATGAGCGTTTAGATCTCGACCTCGACATTGCTCGTCAAGGGGGTAATGTCATTAATATTGTGTTTCGAGATCGAAGCGTTGTCGTTATCAATACGCAACCGCCCTTGCATGAGATTTGGGTCGCATGTAAAGCCGGAGGCTTTCACTACCGTTGGGCTGGAACCGTTCATCAGCCACGATGGCTTGATACAAAAACAGGTAACGAATTGCTTACCGACTTATCTCGCTTTGTGAGCGATCAGGCAGGGCAAGCGGTTCAGATTACTTTGCTTGATTAG
- the aroB gene encoding 3-dehydroquinate synthase, whose protein sequence is MKTLNVSLGERSYPIYIGLGLLKQSELFKPWITGKSVFVVTNTTVGPLYSQSLIQTISNDAKSVHEIVLPDGESYKDWITLQKIFDALLTYGADRKSVLIALGGGVIGDMVGFAAASFMRGIRFIQVPTTLLAQVDSSVGGKTGINHPLGKNMIGAFHQPVAVIADLDTLKSLPPRELSAGLAEVIKHGAIADGKFFDWIEAHRQELLDCDSNAMSHAVERSCEIKSAVVAADEKESGIRAILNFGHTFGHAIESGLGYGEWLHGEAVGCGMVMAADLSSRLGYLQTEEAGRIKKLIAAMNLPDSAPKLGNSRFFDLMRIDKKSEGGEIRYITLERIGKAKIEAVDDAIVDQVLTTNQAK, encoded by the coding sequence ATGAAAACTCTGAATGTATCCCTTGGTGAACGCAGCTACCCCATTTACATTGGTTTGGGGTTACTAAAGCAATCTGAACTTTTTAAACCTTGGATTACTGGCAAATCTGTATTTGTAGTCACCAACACAACCGTTGGCCCTCTCTATAGCCAATCCTTGATCCAAACCATTTCAAACGATGCAAAATCTGTTCATGAGATTGTTCTACCCGATGGCGAGTCATACAAAGACTGGATTACTCTGCAGAAGATCTTTGACGCACTATTAACCTATGGGGCTGATCGTAAATCGGTATTAATTGCTCTCGGTGGCGGGGTGATTGGTGATATGGTGGGTTTTGCAGCTGCTAGCTTTATGCGCGGCATTCGCTTCATTCAAGTACCCACCACCTTGTTGGCTCAAGTGGACTCCTCGGTAGGCGGCAAGACTGGGATTAATCACCCTCTTGGTAAAAATATGATCGGTGCCTTTCATCAACCGGTTGCAGTCATTGCTGATCTTGATACCCTCAAGTCACTCCCGCCTCGAGAGTTGTCGGCCGGTTTGGCAGAGGTAATCAAACACGGAGCGATTGCAGATGGTAAATTCTTTGATTGGATTGAAGCACATCGCCAAGAACTACTAGATTGCGATAGCAATGCGATGAGTCATGCGGTCGAGCGCTCTTGCGAAATTAAATCAGCGGTAGTAGCTGCCGACGAAAAAGAGTCTGGGATTCGTGCCATCTTAAATTTTGGCCACACCTTTGGCCATGCCATCGAATCTGGCTTAGGCTACGGGGAATGGTTGCATGGTGAGGCAGTAGGATGCGGAATGGTGATGGCGGCAGATTTATCTTCTCGCTTAGGCTATTTGCAAACTGAGGAAGCGGGTCGCATTAAAAAACTCATTGCAGCAATGAACCTGCCCGATTCTGCGCCCAAACTTGGAAATAGCCGCTTCTTTGATCTTATGCGAATTGATAAGAAATCCGAGGGCGGAGAAATTCGTTACATTACCCTAGAGAGAATTGGAAAAGCAAAAATTGAGGCGGTTGATGATGCGATTGTTGACCAGGTCTTAACGACTAATCAAGCAAAGTAA
- a CDS encoding shikimate kinase codes for MGAGKSTVGKLIARKLERRFIDSDHALEERCGVKIPTIFEMEGEAGFRKREAQIIDELTREQSIVLATGGGAILLPDNRRVLAERGTVIYLHANPIELWHRTKGGEGRPLLQHGDSKMILENLYTIRDPLYREIADFIIETGKPSVNQLVSSLLMQLELAP; via the coding sequence ATGGGGGCTGGCAAGTCAACGGTTGGGAAACTAATTGCCCGAAAACTCGAACGGCGCTTTATTGATTCCGACCATGCGCTTGAGGAGCGGTGTGGGGTCAAAATACCGACCATTTTTGAGATGGAAGGTGAGGCGGGTTTTCGTAAACGCGAAGCTCAAATCATCGATGAGCTAACCCGAGAGCAATCGATTGTGCTTGCCACCGGTGGCGGTGCGATATTGCTTCCAGATAATCGAAGGGTGCTTGCTGAACGTGGTACGGTAATTTATCTGCATGCCAACCCGATTGAGCTTTGGCATCGCACTAAGGGCGGCGAAGGTCGCCCCCTGTTACAACATGGCGACTCAAAGATGATCTTAGAAAACTTATATACCATTCGCGATCCACTCTATCGAGAAATTGCAGACTTTATTATTGAGACTGGTAAACCAAGCGTTAATCAACTCGTAAGCTCTTTACTGATGCAACTTGAACTAGCCCCATGA
- a CDS encoding type II and III secretion system protein, with protein MIRKVFQSIWIWLLLGVQSAFAYHPTINSALPNTPISISAKEMPLVDLLHALGQLGNTHFVLSPSIQGTINVQLVDVQWQTALSTILASRGLRFIRKQGVYWIAPHQEITAFQKQRRDDSALPFGGEYHGTPRQILIEARIVEADHRFARNLGAKLGLRSHPETLPDGNSRTQSSFAIGLPLGASGLSGFEPVTAAATLLSKNATRLLDFELSALESDGQGKILSNPRIMTADMVKATIEQGTELPYQTSSSNGGNKIQFRKANLRLEVIPKIHDDGRVSLLVAINKDSIGMKTEQGYAIDTKNLSSEVSVENGGTVILGGIYQTTERKDTVKIPFLGDIPLIGHLFKHQSSLRDKTELLVFLTPTILDKPE; from the coding sequence ATGATACGTAAGGTATTTCAGAGCATTTGGATTTGGCTTTTATTGGGCGTTCAAAGTGCATTTGCATATCATCCAACCATCAACAGTGCGTTACCAAATACACCGATTAGTATTTCAGCCAAAGAGATGCCGCTGGTGGATTTGCTCCATGCATTGGGCCAACTGGGTAATACGCATTTTGTATTAAGTCCCAGCATTCAAGGAACGATTAATGTCCAGCTTGTCGATGTTCAATGGCAAACTGCCTTATCAACCATCTTAGCGAGTCGTGGCTTACGCTTCATTCGTAAGCAGGGTGTCTATTGGATTGCACCACACCAGGAAATCACAGCTTTCCAAAAACAACGTCGTGATGACTCCGCATTACCTTTTGGTGGTGAGTACCATGGCACACCTCGGCAAATTTTGATTGAAGCCAGGATTGTGGAAGCAGACCATCGCTTTGCGCGTAACCTAGGTGCCAAGCTGGGCTTGCGCTCTCATCCAGAAACTTTGCCCGATGGGAATAGCCGAACTCAGAGTTCGTTTGCAATAGGATTACCGCTTGGTGCTAGCGGCCTCAGTGGATTTGAGCCAGTTACCGCGGCAGCAACCCTACTGAGTAAAAACGCCACTCGCTTACTCGATTTTGAATTAAGCGCCCTTGAAAGCGATGGGCAGGGCAAGATACTGTCCAATCCACGCATCATGACCGCCGATATGGTGAAAGCCACAATTGAACAAGGTACCGAACTACCCTATCAAACCTCCTCTTCAAATGGAGGAAATAAAATTCAGTTCCGTAAAGCCAACCTACGCCTCGAAGTCATTCCGAAGATTCATGATGATGGCAGAGTCTCTTTATTGGTTGCTATTAATAAAGACAGCATTGGCATGAAGACCGAACAAGGTTATGCCATTGATACTAAAAATTTGAGCTCTGAAGTCAGTGTTGAGAATGGTGGAACCGTTATCTTGGGCGGTATTTATCAAACAACGGAGCGAAAGGATACTGTCAAAATCCCATTCTTAGGAGACATTCCCTTAATTGGTCACCTTTTTAAACATCAGTCCAGCTTGCGAGATAAAACCGAACTTCTCGTATTTTTAACACCTACCATCTTAGATAAACCCGAATAG